One Gemmatimonadales bacterium genomic region harbors:
- a CDS encoding acyl-CoA dehydratase activase, translating to MGINIGLDIGAISLKLAALGGEEDRPALAKLCAAAPAFRLVAHGRRPLVLSEYLRIAGSPIQSAYDLLRLFYGEVPEEQVEGIRVTGSGSRTIAQIVGLYYENEFKAIARMMAECHPGVATVFELGGESSKYLRLDGTSIVDYDRSGECAAGTGSFIDQQAARMRYTVEEVGDVVAGASRAASIAGRCSVFARSDMIHAQQKGYTPPEILRGLCDAVARNFKASVVKGRKVAPPVALIGAVARNAGIREALRETFRLEGDALVVPEHHAWCGAIGAAILEAEDTRKRSLRDIHRLSQHARVAAPAPETPALSMDDVVLLRHRVAPYVPPPGDARIRAYVGIDVGSVSTNVVVTDEAGALIHEIYLRTAGRPMEAVQQGLSEVAARWGARLDVCGVGTTGSGRELIAEYVGADVVNDEITAHKTGAWRVSRTLGSAPVDTIFEIGGQDSKFIAIENGVVVDFAMNEACAAGTGSFLEQQAEKLGVSIDREFARLALAAPAPTRLGERCTVFMERDVTAWLHRGETVPNLLAGLSYSIALNYLNRVVRGRRIGATIYFQGGTAYNDAVAAAFARILKKKVTVPPHNGVIGAIGMALIAQEWHRATGGRTRFRGYDLAGLRFTSRDFVCRACSNLCDMKEIVIDGQRSYWGDKCSDKFRKPSATGRTPVIEDLFALRERLLDELPAGAGPGAGGPGKGRLRIGVPRAIPTLERWPFWHRYLAELGFEPVLSPPTDPHIAAAGVELAIAQPCYPIQVTHGHVRALLEAGVDHVLLPVIANAEAEPESACPSHYCPWSQTVAHVLRFAPALEPHQAKFLTPVLHFQLGPWQVKEGLAEAMRPLGVRRRASDRAVDAAYAAQREFRARLLEAGRRALAALEASGEPGVVLMGRAYNIYDRNVNCDVPRKLRHRYGANVIPVDFLVTGEEPVGDLHANMYWTSGRRILAAARMAATRADLHLVYVSNFKCGPDSYIKRFARRAAGSPMLVLDFDGHGDDAGYMTRCEAYLDSKGILRCYQPQAERTAAVSR from the coding sequence ATGGGCATCAACATCGGGCTGGACATCGGCGCGATCAGCCTCAAGCTGGCGGCGCTCGGCGGCGAAGAGGATCGCCCCGCGCTCGCGAAGCTGTGCGCCGCGGCACCCGCGTTTCGCCTCGTCGCGCACGGCCGCCGGCCGCTCGTCCTCTCCGAATACCTGCGGATCGCCGGAAGCCCCATCCAGAGCGCCTACGACCTGCTGCGCCTCTTCTACGGCGAGGTGCCCGAGGAGCAGGTCGAGGGCATCCGCGTCACGGGCTCAGGCAGCCGCACCATCGCGCAGATCGTCGGTCTCTACTACGAGAACGAGTTCAAGGCCATCGCGCGGATGATGGCCGAGTGCCATCCGGGGGTGGCGACGGTCTTCGAGCTGGGGGGCGAGAGCTCCAAGTACCTGCGGCTGGACGGCACGAGCATCGTGGATTACGACCGGAGCGGCGAGTGCGCCGCCGGCACGGGCTCCTTCATCGACCAGCAGGCGGCGCGGATGCGGTACACGGTCGAGGAGGTCGGGGACGTGGTGGCGGGGGCCTCCCGGGCGGCGTCCATCGCGGGGCGCTGCTCGGTGTTCGCGCGGAGCGACATGATCCACGCCCAGCAGAAGGGGTACACGCCGCCCGAGATCCTGCGCGGGCTGTGCGACGCGGTGGCGCGGAACTTCAAGGCGAGCGTGGTGAAGGGCCGCAAGGTCGCGCCGCCGGTGGCGCTGATCGGCGCGGTGGCACGGAACGCGGGGATCCGGGAGGCGCTCCGCGAGACGTTCCGTCTCGAGGGGGACGCGCTGGTGGTGCCCGAGCACCACGCGTGGTGCGGGGCCATCGGCGCCGCGATCCTGGAGGCCGAGGACACGCGCAAGCGCAGCCTCCGCGACATCCACCGGCTGAGCCAGCACGCGCGCGTCGCCGCCCCGGCGCCGGAGACCCCGGCGCTCTCGATGGACGACGTCGTGCTGCTGCGCCACCGCGTCGCGCCCTACGTGCCGCCGCCCGGGGACGCGCGCATCCGTGCGTATGTCGGCATCGACGTCGGCAGCGTCTCGACCAACGTGGTCGTCACCGACGAGGCCGGCGCGCTGATCCACGAGATCTACCTGCGCACGGCCGGCCGGCCGATGGAGGCGGTGCAGCAGGGCCTCTCCGAGGTGGCCGCCCGCTGGGGCGCGCGGCTCGACGTGTGCGGGGTGGGGACGACCGGCTCGGGCCGCGAGCTGATCGCGGAGTACGTCGGCGCCGACGTGGTGAACGACGAGATCACGGCCCACAAGACCGGCGCGTGGCGGGTGAGCCGGACGCTCGGCAGCGCGCCGGTGGACACGATCTTCGAGATCGGGGGCCAGGACTCGAAGTTCATCGCGATCGAGAACGGCGTCGTGGTGGACTTCGCCATGAACGAGGCGTGCGCGGCGGGCACCGGCTCGTTCCTCGAGCAGCAGGCGGAGAAGCTCGGCGTGAGCATCGACCGCGAGTTCGCGCGTCTGGCGCTGGCCGCACCCGCGCCCACCCGGCTCGGGGAGCGGTGCACGGTCTTCATGGAGCGGGACGTGACCGCGTGGCTGCACCGCGGCGAGACGGTCCCGAACCTGCTCGCCGGGCTCAGCTATTCGATCGCGCTGAACTACCTGAACCGGGTGGTGCGCGGACGGCGGATCGGTGCGACGATCTACTTCCAGGGCGGCACGGCCTACAACGATGCCGTGGCGGCGGCGTTCGCGCGCATCCTGAAGAAGAAGGTCACGGTACCGCCCCACAACGGGGTGATCGGCGCCATCGGGATGGCGCTGATCGCGCAGGAGTGGCACCGGGCCACCGGCGGGCGGACGCGGTTCCGCGGCTACGACCTCGCGGGGCTGCGCTTCACCAGCCGCGACTTCGTGTGCCGGGCGTGCTCGAACCTGTGCGACATGAAGGAGATCGTGATCGACGGCCAGCGGAGCTACTGGGGCGACAAGTGCTCCGACAAGTTCCGCAAGCCGTCCGCGACGGGCCGCACGCCGGTGATCGAGGACCTGTTCGCGCTGCGCGAGCGGTTGCTGGACGAGTTGCCGGCGGGCGCGGGGCCGGGCGCCGGCGGGCCGGGGAAAGGCCGGCTGCGGATCGGCGTGCCGCGCGCGATCCCCACCCTGGAGCGCTGGCCGTTCTGGCACCGGTACCTGGCGGAGCTCGGCTTCGAGCCGGTGCTCTCGCCGCCCACGGACCCGCACATCGCCGCGGCGGGCGTGGAGCTGGCCATCGCGCAGCCGTGCTACCCCATCCAGGTCACGCACGGACACGTGCGCGCCCTGCTCGAGGCGGGCGTGGACCACGTGCTGCTGCCGGTGATCGCCAACGCGGAGGCGGAGCCCGAGTCCGCCTGCCCGTCGCACTACTGCCCGTGGAGCCAGACGGTCGCGCACGTGCTGCGCTTCGCGCCGGCACTCGAGCCGCACCAGGCCAAGTTCCTGACGCCGGTCCTCCACTTCCAGCTCGGCCCGTGGCAGGTGAAGGAGGGCCTGGCCGAGGCGATGCGCCCCCTCGGCGTGCGGCGGCGCGCGAGCGACCGGGCGGTGGATGCGGCCTACGCCGCGCAGCGCGAGTTCCGCGCGCGGCTGCTGGAGGCGGGCCGCCGCGCGCTCGCGGCGCTCGAGGCGAGCGGCGAGCCGGGCGTGGTGCTGATGGGACGCGCGTACAACATCTACGACCGGAACGTGAACTGCGACGTGCCGCGCAAGCTGCGGCACCGCTACGGCGCCAACGTCATCCCCGTGGACTTCCTGGTGACCGGGGAGGAGCCGGTCGGCGACCTGCACGCGAACATGTACTGGACGTCGGGGCGGCGGATCCTGGCCGCCGCGCGGATGGCGGCCACCCGCGCCGACCTGCACCTGGTGTACGTGTCCAACTTCAAGTGCGGGCCCGACTCCTACATCAAGCGCTTCGCGCGCCGCGCCGCCGGCTCGCCGATGCTGGTGCTCGACTTCGACGGCCACGGCGACGACGCCGGCTACATGACGCGCTGCGAAGCGTACCTCGACAGCAAGGGGATCCTGCGATGCTACCAGCCGCAGGCCGAGCGGACGGCGGCCGTCAGCCGCTGA